Proteins found in one bacterium genomic segment:
- a CDS encoding B12-binding domain-containing radical SAM protein, translating into MHVHLISPRSPVTVITKREKAVQFSRLSLTTVAALFPPDTDIRIINDSLGELNYDDKVDMVGISCITSTAPRAYEIADRYREKGIPVIMGGIHPTAMPQEASLHADAIVIGEAESTMGRLLTDFRAGRLQKFYSSTERPSLINLPLPKKELIFGNKFYREMDLIQTTRGCPFNCDFCSVSGFFGRTYRTRPIADVIKEVELLKNRAIIFFVDDNIAGQPDYAKQLFKALIPLKIRWFGQASITIARNKELLRLAARSGCKGLFIGFESLSSDSLSQVHKMINQVDDYREGIKKIHDSGIGIIGAFIFGFDSDNEGVFENTVDFIERNKIELASFSILTPLPGTRLYKQFDEQGRIFDRNWEKYTCGEVVFKPTLLSVDQLQKGYYWARKQVSSYGSIFKRTLRPNKIALLSIPVNLVMRRASRASLKYI; encoded by the coding sequence TTGCACGTTCATCTTATTTCCCCCCGATCTCCAGTTACAGTCATAACAAAACGTGAAAAAGCAGTTCAGTTTTCTCGTTTGAGTCTTACAACCGTTGCAGCCTTATTCCCACCTGATACAGATATAAGAATAATAAATGACAGTTTGGGTGAGCTCAATTATGATGATAAAGTCGATATGGTAGGCATAAGCTGTATAACTTCAACTGCACCGCGTGCATATGAAATTGCTGACAGATACAGAGAAAAAGGAATTCCTGTCATCATGGGAGGTATTCATCCAACGGCAATGCCGCAGGAGGCATCTTTGCATGCCGACGCTATAGTTATTGGCGAAGCTGAATCAACAATGGGCAGATTATTAACGGACTTCCGTGCCGGTAGGTTGCAGAAATTTTATAGTTCCACTGAAAGACCCAGCTTGATAAATCTTCCTTTACCAAAAAAAGAACTTATCTTTGGAAACAAATTTTACAGGGAAATGGATTTGATTCAAACAACGAGGGGATGCCCTTTCAATTGTGATTTTTGCAGTGTCTCAGGTTTTTTTGGACGAACTTATCGCACAAGACCTATCGCGGATGTGATAAAGGAAGTCGAGTTACTGAAAAATCGAGCAATAATATTTTTTGTGGATGATAATATCGCCGGGCAGCCCGACTACGCCAAGCAACTCTTCAAGGCATTAATTCCCTTAAAGATACGATGGTTTGGACAAGCTTCCATAACTATTGCAAGAAATAAAGAATTGCTAAGACTCGCAGCCAGAAGCGGATGTAAGGGACTCTTCATAGGCTTTGAATCTCTATCAAGTGACAGTTTAAGCCAGGTGCATAAAATGATAAATCAGGTTGATGATTACCGAGAAGGGATTAAAAAAATTCATGACAGCGGAATAGGAATAATCGGTGCTTTCATTTTTGGTTTCGATTCGGATAATGAAGGAGTCTTTGAGAACACAGTGGATTTTATTGAACGCAATAAAATTGAATTGGCAAGTTTCTCTATTCTTACGCCTTTGCCAGGAACGCGTTTATACAAACAATTTGATGAACAGGGAAGAATATTTGACCGAAACTGGGAAAAATATACCTGTGGAGAAGTTGTTTTCAAACCAACCTTACTTAGCGTTGACCAATTGCAGAAGGGCTATTACTGGGCGAGAAAACAGGTATCGTCATACGGTTCAATATTTAAGAGAACACTCCGTCCCAATAAAATCGCACTTTTATCAATTCCTGTAAATTTAGTAATGCGTAGAGCTAGCAGAGCTTCTTTAAAATATATTTAG